TTTACTATTGATGTTGATATGAAAAGTTACTATAATGGGAAAGATTTTAAAGATAAACCCATTAAGCAATGGATTGACTCCAGATATGAAAATATTAACTTTACAATAAATAATGTTTAACTATACCACTGTATAAGAAGGAGATGTTATGTTTTCAAAAAGTACCTATATTGAACGCAGAAATATTTTGAAACGTACCCTTGATTCCGGCATCCTGTTTTTCCCCGGTAATGGAGAGAGCCCGATGAATTATGCGGATAATACCTATCATTTCCGGCAGGACAGTACATTTCTCTACTACTGGGGAATTGA
This DNA window, taken from bacterium, encodes the following:
- a CDS encoding aminopeptidase P N-terminal domain-containing protein; this encodes MFSKSTYIERRNILKRTLDSGILFFPGNGESPMNYADNTYHFRQDSTFLYYWGI